The genomic interval ATGACAACCAGAGCATGATTACGTCATGTCCACGTAGCGTGATTGGCTACCCCTATCATCACACCCACCAATCACTGTTGACTCCGGGAAGTCCGTCAGCGCATGCGGCACTCTATCCCGGGTTATCCTGGTTGTTGGAGGGAACTGCTCTTGTCATCGCTCCCGGACGGTTCGAGGCCCTACTGATGGCGTCGGCACCCGGCGAATCCCCGGACGAACCGCAAAGCGCGGCAACGGAAACTATCGAAACAGCTTGCGAAGGCCCGACAGAAACGGTCGTCGTAGAAGAGAGCGGAATCGCGGGTTTGTCGTCATCTATTGTGCTTATTAGACCACCTAATATAATATCTCACACATAAACCGTACAGGAAAGCGTTCACGCGACGCGAACGATGCCGATTCGGTCGCCAAACGGTCGAAACTCGACGAGGGAATGTTTTCCACCCCGATGGACGCTCTCGTGACGATTGCTGGCGACCAACAGCAGATAGTTGTCGAGCACGAGACGTCGGGAAACGATGTCGAGCAGGCTGCGACGTTTGACGACGCGCATGTGATCGAGTCGATCACAGAAATGGCGACGCCTGTTGATGTCAGCCAGTTGGGTGTGACGCAGGTCGTTGCCTCGGGCACGTACACGCTGGCGAACACGACGTCTGAAGTGCAGGTTGTATCGACTCGGCAAGGCGCGTCGGAAATGGATGCTGCTGGCGCGGGGCCGCAGATAACTTTGCTGGCTATTGATACGGGAGAGGTCGGGGCTAGTCATCAGACTCGAGCTCTGCATGAGAGTGGGGATACGGATCCTGATGTGATTAATCAGTGTTGGTTTTCTCCTAAGGATGACAAGGACAATCCACAGGGTAAAGTTGTGTGTAGAGATGTTGGTGTATGGATGGTGCGCTTTTTGGATTTTGATGTTTGTGGTATGTGTGGCACTTGTGAAACGGATTGATGTTGTAGTTGTAGGTCATCTCTTTTGAACATGGTTTGTTTTAGATGTAGAATGCAATACTAAAAGTGAATtggctgttaattaattaacggagTTTTTGTTAttcattgttttgtgttgtctgttgcatGGGATGCTTGAGTTGAGTTATGTTTTTGCTGGGAGGTTTTTACTTTTTTGACATGATTTGCAGCTGTTTGATACAGTAAAGAAGATTTGTTTGTAGGTGAAACATTTTGGTAGTCAAAATATGGAATTTcattgtacagtgtagttgtTTACCTCAGTTTTACCCGTTTCTAAAGCATTCGTTTCTTAACGTTTACTGATTGTTATGAATTATAGTCTAAGGTTGTTGCCTTGTTGTGCTATAAACGTATTAGGCATCAAGTGGAAGTCTGGCATGTGGTCGAAAGCTGAGAATGAAATACTTCGAGTTAACATAGCAGAATACTTGAAGACAAACAATATAGCAACAGCTGAGGAAGTTATCTTTGAACTGTCAAAGGAAGAACGGAAAGACTTTTACAGAACAATCGGTCAGTGTTGAAGAAGAAAATGAGGCAACACtttattgattgtttgtttttgtagctCGTGGCATCAAACGTCCACTGTTTGCTGTGTATCGACGCGTACTGAGGATGTATGACAAGAAGAATTACCTGGGGAAGTACACAACAAACGAGGTTGATCAGTTAAAAGAGCTAAGACAGAAACACGGAAATGATTGGGCAGCAATCGGTGCAGCTATGAATAGAAGTGCATCTTCTGTCAAAGACAGGTGTCGCTTGATGAAGGATGGAGGCAATTCAGGTAAATTTAAATTGTCAACAAAATATAATACACTGGCTTATGGATGGTGACATTGGATGATTTTATAGGTAAATGGACTGATGAAGAAGAAAAACGTCTGAGCTCTGCTGTGCACGAAATCACAGGAACAAAGCCAGGAGATTATGTGACCTGCAGTCTTCCATGGGCTAAAGTAGCAGAAAAAGTGGGAACTCGTACAGAGAAACAATGCAGATCCAAATGGTATCGGTGACTCTATCATCTCATGCTGTGTGAGTGTTAATGATCACAGTTTATCTTTAGGTTGAACTATTTGAACTGGAAGGAGGCAGGAGGGGTGGAATGGAAAAAGAGAGATGAGGTGGAACTGATTGATCGAGTGTATGGCGTTGGAGTTGACGATGAGAATGATATCGATTGGGCATCTCTTAGTCATGACTGGAAAGCGTAAGTGGACAACTTGCCACTGAAATggcatgacagacagacagacagcagacagacagacgaaaggATAGATATCTGGATTTGTAACAGTTGACTCAGACAAATCTCCTTTTGTAGTGTACGCTCTCCCCAGTGGCTTCGTAGTAAATGGTGGGCTCTCAAACGCCACGTGCCTGACTCGCATATAACAAATTTCCGTCATGCCATTGAATATCTTCATGCCAACCATGCCAGTCTACTGAGAAACAAAGTCGAGAAACTTGAACCACGTCCTCGTACATCCAGTGCTAGTGGCCACCAGCAGACTGTCGCTATGGcattgccatttgtgtcactCCAGGGTGGTCAACTTACTACACTACCTGGAGGAGGAAAGGCAGTTGCTATGGTGCCAGTACAACTGAATCAAGCCAGTGCTAACGGAGGGACAGCGGTGATACTGAGTGGTGATATGTCGCTTGAGGCTGTTCAAGCACAGTTGAACTCTTTGCAGTCTCAGGTAGGGATGAAATTGCTGAGTATTAGTGAGTTGGTCGACTGAAGTTGTGATTGTGGTTGTAGATAATGAGTTCGCAGGGAGGCGATCAACCGCAGGCTTACATTATACAGTCACCTTTCGGTgagtctctctctctctctctctctctctctctctctctctctctctctcaccaTGTGTCCGTGCTCACTGTCTTGTCATCATGGTAGGTGGTGGGCTTGGTGCTCACACTGTTCTCGTCCAATCGCAAGAAGCAGGCAACGCTGGAGAGGCCATTGTGACCGCTGTGTCTGAAGAGGCACCAAGTGGCGAAACCGAAGTGCCTATGCCAGGAGCAACTCCGGTGGCTGGAACGGAATCGGTCGAAAGTAGCGCAACTACCGAGGTGCAGGCTGCTGGACTTGCTGGAGGTGATGGTAAGAACGAAATCCACACTCTCTTTCTGTGTCTCTCATGGTCACTCTTTActtgtgtactgtaccattatgtttgtatgttgttatTGCATTGGGTGGGTGAGATGTTGAGCTACATAAATTTCGAAACCATTTCATCTGCTCTAGCCTTGACAATATTAGTTGTATTGAGTTTCTTGTTAAAAGCTAATACAACCAACAGATTGTTGGCTTTATAGTCAGTCTTGCCACTCATATCCAAGCCGGTCAGATCGTGGAAGGGACCACAACAGCCGTATTGATTGCACCGGAAGTCACCGAAGAAAGCACCATCACAACAGGCAAGAACAGAAATCATAGCTCGTGCCAGGTGTGTCATAGTGGAGTCTATTTGTGATAGAAGTGCCGATGGTCGGAGAAGAAGTAACGACAGAGTCTGTTGCGACCATGTTGGAAGGCGGAGTCGAAGTCACCTCCGATACCATGGAAATGAGCGAGGGCCAAGTCGAGGTGACCTCCGAGATACCCCAGGAAAAttaagacagagagaagacAGAAACTGAACGTGAGGTGTTGTTAGTTTTCTAGTTGCACGTCTCAAATTTTGCTCATCGtgtcgtgtctgtgtgtcttgtaCTAATTATATCCATTCGTGCCTCAGTTGTACACTCAAAAATAAACTTTATTGGAAGTCCAGCTCCCAATGGTATTGAACCGTGGTACTAGTATACATATGAAACTTATAACCCAAGTCTATCATCACAGCAACACTACGCCACTTAAACAAAACTAAACATCCATGTTACATTCAGGGTCTTACGAGTTACGCTAGACTACACTACAACGAGTTTGCCTTTCTGGCTTCTGTTTGTGAAGTTGTTGTTGCGGGAACAGATGTAGTGGTAGGTGCCACGCTGAAATTTCATGACGCAGCCCTCGAACGAAGCGGGAGCGTTGTTCAAGAGATTGTTCAACTTTGTCTTCTGTTCTACCGATTCGCTGCCGCATTCGTTTTGTTTAAAGCACTGGTAGTAACCGGATGACGCCATGAGGACCGCAAGTTGTTTCTCGGTTGTCTGTGATGCGGACGCGTGGCCACAGTATATCGGTTTTGCTCCCTTCCACATTGTCGTTTTCTCAAATGGCAACGGGTAGTTTTCGAGTGAGTCATCAATTTGTACAAGATTATGACGGTCGGTACcttaaaaacaacaaaatcagtctgtctgacttAATCTATTGCATGACTCTGTTTCTGTCTGGTTGCTATTTTTCTGTATGTttggttctgtctgtctgtctgctatgGGAGCGTTTGCCTCCTGTTTACCTGTCTTTGTGATATTAAATGGTGATTTTGTATTGTCATTACTTCGTGTACGCCAAGTCGCTAGTCTTACCTCCCGTTCCTTCGCCAGCAtctcctgtctgtccatctcctCCTGGAGCTCCATTGTTATGAGTATTAGATCCCGTCCACTGAATATGAACGGCATCATTGGTAGTCATTTGCAACTGTGTTGGGAAAAAGTCGTACTCAACAGAAGGGTAGACCTGCACGATGTTACCTCGTTTGCCGCGAACATTGAGATTAAAGATTCTTACACTATTCAGTTCATCGTCATTGCTATCGAAGTTGCCCTTATGGTTTTCACGACTTAGAAGCTTGAAGAGATGAGAACGATCTTGGAACGTGCGGCCAAACTGAGCGGTGTTGATAGCCAATCGCAAAGGGATGTTAGAGTCCGAACCGATGGATATCGTTGGATTTTGAGTAACTGGAGATCGCACACCACCTTGTGGGTTATCATTGTGACTGGAATTTGTATTGTAGGGATCGTAGTCGTCGGTTGAGATGTTGTATCTCATTCGGAAGACACAACGTTTATCCTCTGGAATGGCATAGTACGGAAGCACCCAAGTAAAATTGTTTGCCTGGGCATCTCGGCCATTACCCAAATGATTGACACGACTCCACGGAGCTTCACTGCATTTGGGTGCATCGGGGACCGTATGACATTCGCTTGTCTTGTTTTCAATCTTTGGTCCCCACCATAGGGTGACACCACCTACAGCTGCTTTACCACTTGCAGCATTACAGGCTGCTTCTGATGCGTAAGAAGAATGGGTTTCGAGAACTTTGGTGACGGCAAGCCAGTGACCACCGTTATCCCAACAGTCTTTCTTGTTATTCCAACGAGACCAATACTTTCTAGGGCCACGGCAACGACCCTGATCTGTTGATTCCCACCACCACTCACAACCTTTACTAGATTGATCATCACATCCCTTTTCGGTGGTCTGTTGGTCACAGTTCTCGTCATTCTCATACCATTCAAAGCATTCGTGCTTTGGCTTTACGTTGTGGCTTTCCTCCTGATAGTACGAACACAGAGAATTGTTCTCTGCTAAGATAGCGATATCAACCCAATCGGTTGGGTGCCAGTATGGATAATAGTCTCTCTCTTCTGGACATTCGTATCCCCGACGGTTGCCATTTGGATTCTGTCGAGTGTAGATTGCTGAGCTGTAGCCGAGGCCGTTGTTTGTACGGAGTTTCTGGTCTGCAGTAAAGAGACCTTTATTTCTCTCACGAACGTAGCACTTGTCATACCATTCAAAGCTCTCGTGTAGCACTCTGTCTTGCTGAACATTGTTGTTGCGCCGGTTTTGGAAAGCTGATTTCGTTTCCTTCAGAGAGGCTGGTCGGTTATGATTCTGTGTGTTAGTGTTGAGACCGTCTCTCATTTTCGTGAATTCGTCCAGACTGGTGTCGTCTTTCTGGCACATGTACTGCAACACCAAATTGCAGTTGAGTTTGTGTGGGTCACTGTCTTCATTGCCGCCACATCCATGTTGGTTAGTCCATTCCACAGTGAGCAGGGACTGGCCCTGTTCACTCGCGCCCTTGTACAGTTTGTAAGGACCACTTTGAAAATATTGCTAGAAACAAATTAGGGTTAATCAATAGCAAGTGCATCAAGGTACAGTACCTCCGATTCATTGCCactaaattattaattaattattaaatgtacACTTAGTAATAAACAATAGTTCCTATTGTAAGGATGCTGCAGCTGCCGCACAAGTGTACGTACCATGGGATATTGGTCGCTTTCCTGTGtgaatggtttgtttgttcggTCTCCTACATTGTAACCTCCTCTGTTGTTGTTCTACACACCAACATCACATAACACCACATTAACACGATTGCACAACCGGCAACGACTATCCACGCTGCGAATTCGCAGCGAACCGCGAAGCCCAAGGCTCACCTGCGAGTCGAACACCCGATTCCCGTTTCGTCTGTTCGCCGATCTCTCATTCAGGCGGTTGTTGCTTCCTCTTGGATTGTGGAGGTACAAGTCAGCGAGAGCTGATGACACCAGCAGGACCACGACAACAACGGGCGTCCAACGCATTGCTACTCACAAGGCTGACGAAAGATAAGTCACCAAATGGAATGCGAGTGagtaagtatatatatatagatatctGTAATTGAGTCTATGCTAATCGATGCTCTGACATAACGAGTTCCGGCCGAATGATGATGATTGGTCGATTAGTTACAAAGTTTGCCATATTTGGTTAACATACCGCCCAGGGCGTGGAAAAATGCGTTGGGTGATTTCAACGCACGTGACCATGACGGCTATAGCTGCAGCCGGGTGGCCTTGTGCGTGCACTTTTGCTGTGTGTCATGAAGCTGTTGACTGTAATTGTGTGGCTTGCTACAATTGTCAGCCACGTGAATGCTGACACCTACCTTCACAACCCAAGGTGAGTCTACTAGTACAGTGTAGTGACACTGTCGTGGATTTTTGCGCAAAAGGAAGCTGGACGATTAGTAGAACGGGTGATTAGTGGATTCTCGGATGCTTTGCAGCTGGTTTCGTCGCTACTACAAGTTGCAATAGTTTTACGTATTCATTCATCGATCATACTGCTTCCCTAGCTTCTTGCAATGGTCGCACGTCTGTGACACTCTTGTCTAGAcggagaggggagggggaggggaggaaAGGAAAGGGAGAGGAGGAAGACGTAAGATCATCATGATGGAGGAGTGTATGGTTACAGGAGACTAACTGCTTTGCCTACAATGTATTCGTGTAGGTGTCGGAAATGTTCTTGCATGCTACTAAACATTGAGATCTAAAGTCTggtattttaaattaatttataattatattatctCTATATATTTAATAGATTGTTGTGTCACATTTTAAATAGACACAACAGTAGTCAACCTTAGTTTGTGTGACATATAAGTcttggttaattaatatatgatTAGAGGTTAAAGGTAGTTTGTCTaggctatttaattaattaatacctgTAACATTTATTTGCAACAATTTAAAAATGAATGTGGTCACAGAGGTAGCAATAACCGTCTGGATGAAGCAAATCGAGATCGGAACAATGGAAATCGAATGTTTGACTCTCAGAATAACAACAGAGGTGGCTACAATGTGGGGAGTCTGTACTACTATGAGGGCTCCATTCTGAGTATCGAGTGGACAAATCAACACTCGTGTAACAACCCCAACAATCATTGTAATTTCGTCATGCAGTACATGTGTGGAGACCTCGTCAGAGACGGAACTACAACGACGACTATTCCAGACAATCCAGTCAACTGTCGGGACTACAACTGCAACACAGACTTGAAGTGAGCTTGTATACATTAGGTTGCTCTAACAAGTGAGCAAGTTCATACTTTTGCATTTTGTATTGAAGGTATGGAATGCACGAGAGCTACAATTACTACCTGAATTGCAAAGGTCGTGTGAGAAATAAGGGATTGTTTACTGCCGACCAAGTGAGACTACATTGTACAAGGAACACTGGACGGGTTATACATactttgttgttaattaaatgtagaATTTGAAGGGAAACTCGGCTCGATTTACAAGGCAGAATCCAGGTGGGACACGACGTGGCTATGAGTGTCCAGAGGAGAGAGATTACTACCCATATTGGCATCCAACTCCCTGGAAGGTTAGCAGCTGATGTCATTCATTGTGGTTGGTGTATGCAGTGGTAGAAAGGATGATAAATGGGAGCTCTAATTGATGAAAGAATGTGTGATCGGGTATCTTGCTCTTTAGTGGGGTTTTCTCTTTTTGTAGGATATTGCTGTTTTGACGAACGATCCGACACAATGCCCTTATTTTGAAGAAGAGAGTGAGAATGTAAAGGAACGTTATAGCTGTTATGTTCCTTCTGGCCTTTATAGCGAATACGCACGGATGAGGAGACAAGCGTATATTCCCAACAACAAAGAAGAATGTGAAGAAATCCAATGGCCAGAGCAAAAAGACATTCCTAAGGATGCTAATGTCACTGTTGAGTACGGCCAGTGGATTAGATCTGAACCACATAATTTGCCCAAACCAATATGTCGTCAGGCACAATACACAAGAGATAATCATCTTGGTAACACTTACGGCGGCTTTCCGCTGATGTTCAATTGGACTATCCCAGATATCAATCACGAACATTGTGTCTTTCGAATAAGGTAAGAAAGTGTTTGCAGCAACAGTTTATAGAAACTTAATTTGGTGTACTTGGCTTTAGATACAACATCTCAACTGGTGATTTTGAAGGATGGGGCCCGTCTGCTGTAAATGCatcaaataacaaacaacctGGCAAGAACTACGCAAATGTTGACGTTGCAACAAAGTATGGATTGCAGCCAAACAACCAAGATGGGCGTGGTTATGTTTTCAAGCAAAATCCGACGGTTGAGATTTTTGATGAATTTGCAACAACTGGGAATAACCAGGATAAAGACTTTCAACTTCGTTTAGCTATCAATACTAATCAATTTGGTCGAACATTCCAAGATCGTTCTCACACGTTTGCCATTCGCCAACGGCCGGCTGATCTTGACTGCTCACAGATTCATAACCTAAACGTACGAGGAAAGAGAGGAAACATTGTTCAAGTCTATCCTGGTGTTGAATATGACATGGTTCCTAACCGACTGTATGTAGCTCAAGATGAGTGCATTCATTTTCAGTGAGTAATATGCATTCAACAAGTACTGAtagtatttttaattaatattacggCATGTCTTCTGATGAGAATGGATTTTATAGTCTTTTCATTATAGATGGACGGGGTCGAATACTAATCCTAATAACAATGATGGCCAAGGCAGAGCTGGAACGGATAGGAGTAACATTGTCATGCTAGAAGCACAGCGTTATTCAGAAGGTAACGGTCGTGCAGTGGCGAGTGGAAATAAGTTGGGCCACTGGGGCAACAGTTATCCGGCACATTTGAACGATTCAGAGACAAGATTTATGGGACTGAGTCGTGAAGATCTTGACAGACTGTCTGGGCTCACACACAGTATGTTGATCTTTTTGTCAATATTTAGCAAATGTGCTAATATAGTCATATAGGTCAATTTCGTGGCGAGTTGTCTGAGCTGGATGACTCTGGTACTTACTTTGATTTGGGCCCGAAGAAGGTGACCAGTGTGGGAGAGTATCACTATCTCTGTACTCGCAACAACAATTTCAGCAATCGCAGTCAGAAAGGAAAGATCTACGTGGAACGTCAAGCCCGAGGCTGGAACCAAATTGACTGGAATGGTGGCAGTATCGAGATTGGGTAAGTTGGAGCCAATGAGCTTGTGATTTGTCGAGTAAATTTTACCTGCAAATATTGTAGGGATTCTTCAGTGTGGTTTGATCGCGGGGCACGTGATACGCCTCAAGATGTCGGCATGGAAGTATGGCAGACAGAGGACTGTGAAAACCTCATCAATAGCCTTGGCAAGTCTCTTCCATCGGGATCATCAGCCGGTAGTTGTGTTGCTCTCTATCCACAAGAACAACTGGTTAAAGATAGCGCCAAGTTTCAGGTGTCAATGCCTGTGCCAGAGGGTGTTACCGAGAAGGTAAGCATTTGGAAAACAACCACTGATTCTGCAGCCCAGTGGACTCTCATTGAGGCAGAAGTAAGCAATGGACAGGCCACTTTCCAAGCAAGTGAAGGAGGAGTCTATGTGCCACGAAAGTCCGTCAATGTGGCCGCTATTGTGGGAATTGTTTGTGCCGTGTCTGTTCTCCTTATCATCGTCTGTGGAACAACGATTTACTTCTGCAAGTATCCAGAGAAGTGGCAGGCTCTCAAGAAGGGCGTCCGTCAGAAGGCCAACTATGCCAAACGCTCAATGCAGAGTCAAGTCTAATTGACTTTCAGACTAGTCGTGTTCATTAATGTTTTGGAACCATGATTGTTTGTGAAGCATGTCTTTGTATACGTTTTTTGTTGTTAACATGTAACTAAACTGCTAGCTAGTCACTGCAGGTCAGTGATCGATGATAGTAAAAGTAATGTACACGCAAAATTTGCAGCCTTCGCGTTCACTGTAGAGCTCGAAGTTTATGGAAAAGAGGTAATTACCATGCAAGCTCCTTTTTTATTGTTCGCTCATGTTCATGTGCATTTGAAGGCTAGGCTAGTGTCCTGGGCTTGTAGCAGGGTACTATCCGGGGGTATATTCTATCCGGGGAATACTACACGCTGCTTGTACATCAtcacagtcacgtgacaaacgtATGTGTACTGGGTGTACTGTACGTTCGATGCCTTCTAAAGAATTGTCAGTGAGTAACATGTTGTTAAGCACTGCTCAAACCGGGAAACTCTACATCTCGGCTGTCTTGCTCAAGTATTGATGGTAATCTCCTGGATCTAGAGCATGTCACGTGTCAATCTTCATTAATATACTAAATTTAAATTAGGTGGGTCCTTACAGCCATTTCAGTATTTCGTTTGCAAATTTGTGTCATTCTATCAGTTTGACAGAGAAACGTTGTGTATGGTTTGCCAAAATTATGAGGGTGGACAAAAATGGAAGTATCGAATATCACAAACAggcctagtctcgcgtagccagacccttcccgcctacatccgcGTTGCATTGCACAGTTTTGTTTGGCTGCTCTCTATAGTAAAATTGGTATGCTCTTGGTAACCATATCACATAAAGTTTTACTGTTTAGTTTCATGCCAGTCTGAGTTTAGATTTGTTGTGCATGAGTTCTTGTAAAGTATGCATGAGGCCTCTGATGGTATGGGGAATTATATGTACACTTGGTTCAAATTGGATTGCTAGCAATGTAACAAAGCCAGAGTCTTCTGATACAAGTTTTAGGCATTCTCTGTTTGCTAATGTgagcatatgcatgcatgcatgcatgcaatccGGAGTCTATCTGGCTGATGCAGCAAATGTCACTCGGCTATCGGAGTATACATCACTGATCAAGTCTTTATAGTCAAACAACATGATATGGTTGATATTTCATAAGCCCATATCTACACTGGAAACTTATCATTCATTTAGCTCAAATGGCTTATCATCTGAGACAAGGCAATCGCTCAGTCTAGCTTGCCTggaaacagaaacaaatgcTGGAGACTAGAGTTTGACATCTATTAAATTAAAGCACTCTTATTTGGTAAAACCATTATTAAGAACATTTTTTCTAGAAAATTGCGCTTATGTTTCTTCTTGTTATTGCTGATTCATTACAACCGAGTCTTCACCAAGTAGAGCACACACTTCCCTCAAGCGACGCTGCATACTCGGTAATCCTCGAAGGCTCTCTTCTAGTTGCTCCTTTTCATCTCTCAGTGTGAGACGCCTTGTGACATCTAGCTCTTCCATACGCCAGCCTCCTTGTCCATCAAACTGCAGCaaatgtgtgtggtgtttccTTGCCCAGGAACATACTCAATTCCATGAATCAAACTCTACATGATCGGTACTTACCATAGGGAAGGACGATGAGAGATCGAAAGAAGTGTTATTCCTTTATCTTTTGCTGCCTGAAAGATGGCACCTTCAACATCAAAACTCACAGCACTGGTACATTCATCTAGCAATGCATATTGAGGTCTACACACAAGAGAAGGAAGTCAGTCACAAATCACACTTGTTGACACTTGTCTCTTTGTGTATTTCTGTACTTGTGATAGAAAATCCGTGCCATTCCAAGTCTTTGCTTCTCTCCACCAGACAGCACATCTGGCCAATCATTTACAGCATCCCATCCTGCAACAGAACTATATTACATCACTCACATAGAAACGCCGATCGAAAAGTTGCAATACCTCCTTCTCTGGTGACAATATTTTGGAGACAGACTACTTGAAAGATTTGCTCCAAGCTTGCATCGGTAAGTCCATTTGCTTCCATTTCTTCTACTGAGTCAGGGTAAATGACTTGATCACGTAGCGTACCCATTGACATGTAAGGCCTGATAATCGAATTGATAGCAGTCTGATATACTACAGATGAACagagtaacagacagacagacagacagacagacagacagacagacagacagacagacagacagacagacaaagaacacCATAACAAACAACACTTACCTTTGTGGTATATAAAACATTTGTTTTCTTGGTGGTCTGGATAGATGTCCACTAAAGACTGGCCAAAGGCCACTTAATATCCGAAACAGAGAACTCTTTCCACACCCATTCGGACCTGCAATAAGCAGATGCATTCCTGCATGCATCTGACAACCAAATTTACTCCAATGACAGAATTTGTCATCAACTTTTGTTCCTCACATCCAACGTAACGCTTGACACAAGAACGTCTCCATTAGGCGTCACtattggcacatcaacaagtGATATGTCTCCATCAGTTTCGGTAACAATTCCATGTGGTTGCAGAGATACGAATGGAGTAACTTGCTTCTTAGACTGAGCAGAACGAGAAGCAGCACCCGTCAAGCTCGATACTTTATCAGCTCTTCCCTCACCATTTGTTAGAGGTGATGACTTTGAGCTCCGAGGTGTCCGTTCCTGATTATCTTCATCACTAATGATGCTACATACAATTACACGCACATAaacaagacagaaagaaacagCCTGCAAACCAGAAGACGATTGAAGGAAAGTAATGGGCAGGCAGAAAGATAAGCAGACCACGAGACAGGTGAGTGGATATAGAAAAATTAGCACAGGCGAGATGCAGATTTGACAAATGAGCACTGCACAGTACAAATACTCTAGATCAAGTAAATTTCAAAagcaaatttttttaaattgagAAATTATCTCTTTAAGAAGCAAATCAATTTTGAAACATGCTAGAAGAcagtacatatgtacatgcacTATAGTCGAagtaagaatgatggaaaTGCGAGGAACAGTACAACTCCTACGCATGCGTCAGTCGTAGGTATTGTGAACCTCCTATGTGAATGACTGTGGTTTTGGAGTTGTTTGTGACTATGACTGTGTCGCAAGGTACCATCTACAATATATGGTTCCTGTTTACATtctctttttaattaataaccgaGCTGATTTAAC from Corticium candelabrum chromosome 22, ooCorCand1.1, whole genome shotgun sequence carries:
- the LOC134197427 gene encoding cyclin-D-binding Myb-like transcription factor 1, with translation MASAPGESPDEPQSAATETIETACEGPTETVVVEESGIAGKRSRDANDADSVAKRSKLDEGMFSTPMDALVTIAGDQQQIVVEHETSGNDVEQAATFDDAHVIESITEMATPVDVSQLGVTQVVASGTYTLANTTSEVQVVSTRQGASEMDAAGAGPQITLLAIDTGEVGASHQTRALHESGDTDPDVINQCWFSPKDDKDNPQGIKWKSGMWSKAENEILRVNIAEYLKTNNIATAEEVIFELSKEERKDFYRTIARGIKRPLFAVYRRVLRMYDKKNYLGKYTTNEVDQLKELRQKHGNDWAAIGAAMNRSASSVKDRCRLMKDGGNSGKWTDEEEKRLSSAVHEITGTKPGDYVTCSLPWAKVAEKVGTRTEKQCRSKWLNYLNWKEAGGVEWKKRDEVELIDRVYGVGVDDENDIDWASLSHDWKAVRSPQWLRSKWWALKRHVPDSHITNFRHAIEYLHANHASLLRNKVEKLEPRPRTSSASGHQQTVAMALPFVSLQGGQLTTLPGGGKAVAMVPVQLNQASANGGTAVILSGDMSLEAVQAQLNSLQSQIMSSQGGDQPQAYIIQSPFGGGLGAHTVLVQSQEAGNAGEAIVTAVSEEAPSGETEVPMPGATPVAGTESVESSATTEVQAAGLAGGDVSLATHIQAGQIVEGTTTAVLIAPEVTEESTITTEVPMVGEEVTTESVATMLEGGVEVTSDTMEMSEGQVEVTSEIPQEN
- the LOC134197429 gene encoding protein DD3-3-like, which gives rise to MRWTPVVVVVLLVSSALADLYLHNPRGSNNRLNERSANRRNGNRVFDSQNNNRGGYNVGDRTNKPFTQESDQYPMQYFQSGPYKLYKGASEQGQSLLTVEWTNQHGCGGNEDSDPHKLNCNLVLQYMCQKDDTSLDEFTKMRDGLNTNTQNHNRPASLKETKSAFQNRRNNNVQQDRVLHESFEWYDKCYVRERNKGLFTADQKLRTNNGLGYSSAIYTRQNPNGNRRGYECPEERDYYPYWHPTDWVDIAILAENNSLCSYYQEESHNVKPKHECFEWYENDENCDQQTTEKGCDDQSSKGCEWWWESTDQGRCRGPRKYWSRWNNKKDCWDNGGHWLAVTKVLETHSSYASEAACNAASGKAAVGGVTLWWGPKIENKTSECHTVPDAPKCSEAPWSRVNHLGNGRDAQANNFTWVLPYYAIPEDKRCVFRMRYNISTDDYDPYNTNSSHNDNPQGGVRSPVTQNPTISIGSDSNIPLRLAINTAQFGRTFQDRSHLFKLLSRENHKGNFDSNDDELNSVRIFNLNVRGKRGNIVQVYPSVEYDFFPTQLQMTTNDAVHIQWTGSNTHNNGAPGGDGQTGDAGEGTGGTDRHNLVQIDDSLENYPLPFEKTTMWKGAKPIYCGHASASQTTEKQLAVLMASSGYYQCFKQNECGSESVEQKTKLNNLLNNAPASFEGCVMKFQRGTYHYICSRNNNFTNRSQKGKLVVV
- the LOC134197424 gene encoding protein DD3-3-like, with translation MKLLTVIVWLATIVSHVNADTYLHNPRGSNNRLDEANRDRNNGNRMFDSQNNNRGGYNVGSLYYYEGSILSIEWTNQHSCNNPNNHCNFVMQYMCGDLVRDGTTTTTIPDNPVNCRDYNCNTDLKYGMHESYNYYLNCKGRVRNKGLFTADQNLKGNSARFTRQNPGGTRRGYECPEERDYYPYWHPTPWKDIAVLTNDPTQCPYFEEESENVKERYSCYVPSGLYSEYARMRRQAYIPNNKEECEEIQWPEQKDIPKDANVTVEYGQWIRSEPHNLPKPICRQAQYTRDNHLGNTYGGFPLMFNWTIPDINHEHCVFRIRYNISTGDFEGWGPSAVNASNNKQPGKNYANVDVATKYGLQPNNQDGRGYVFKQNPTVEIFDEFATTGNNQDKDFQLRLAINTNQFGRTFQDRSHTFAIRQRPADLDCSQIHNLNVRGKRGNIVQVYPGVEYDMVPNRLYVAQDECIHFQWTGSNTNPNNNDGQGRAGTDRSNIVMLEAQRYSEGNGRAVASGNKLGHWGNSYPAHLNDSETRFMGLSREDLDRLSGLTHSQFRGELSELDDSGTYFDLGPKKVTSVGEYHYLCTRNNNFSNRSQKGKIYVERQARGWNQIDWNGGSIEIGDSSVWFDRGARDTPQDVGMEVWQTEDCENLINSLGKSLPSGSSAGSCVALYPQEQLVKDSAKFQVSMPVPEGVTEKVSIWKTTTDSAAQWTLIEAEVSNGQATFQASEGGVYVPRKSVNVAAIVGIVCAVSVLLIIVCGTTIYFCKYPEKWQALKKGVRQKANYAKRSMQSQV